In Bacteriovorax stolpii, a single genomic region encodes these proteins:
- a CDS encoding Dps family protein → MKEQMTSIQNKTRTTDEANLAQPVMNQNAGEIQKFGTRFRVPLGLDDKVCEQSITNLNRILADTITLRDLYKKCHWQTSGVTFYQLHLLFDKHYNEQAELVDLMAERIQLLGGISVAMAKDVAEMAQIETPPSGREEVPAQISRLVDAHEAILKFVRKAARQAADSGDEGTNDLLVSNVIRTNELQTWFVSEHLVALSPVEGNLASYDKSFGYGGPAHSEKAAKAKH, encoded by the coding sequence ATGAAAGAACAAATGACCTCAATTCAAAACAAAACAAGAACGACAGATGAGGCGAATCTCGCTCAGCCTGTCATGAATCAAAATGCCGGAGAAATCCAAAAATTTGGTACGCGCTTTCGTGTTCCGTTGGGACTGGATGATAAAGTATGTGAACAGAGTATCACCAATCTCAATCGCATTCTCGCAGACACCATTACGCTTAGAGATTTATATAAAAAATGCCACTGGCAGACATCAGGTGTGACGTTTTATCAACTCCACCTGTTATTTGATAAACACTACAATGAACAAGCGGAGCTGGTCGATCTCATGGCAGAGCGAATCCAGTTACTCGGAGGAATTAGTGTCGCTATGGCAAAGGACGTTGCAGAGATGGCCCAAATTGAAACGCCACCATCAGGTAGAGAGGAAGTTCCTGCTCAAATTTCACGATTAGTTGATGCCCATGAAGCGATTTTAAAATTTGTTAGAAAGGCGGCCCGCCAGGCGGCAGATAGTGGAGATGAAGGAACCAATGACCTTCTAGTCAGTAATGTCATCAGGACAAACGAACTGCAAACGTGGTTTGTCTCTGAGCATTTAGTCGCACTTTCACCAGTGGAAGGAAACCTGGCAAGCTATGATAAGTCTTTTGGATACGGCGGGCCGGCCCATTCAGAGAAAGCAGCGAAGGCTAAACACTAA
- a CDS encoding HD domain-containing phosphohydrolase, which yields MKAPEWRQNVLLVSDDPEIRTTIAPAFGEETTFIVVSNTEEAMEELHKEPIHVMILDAKTTNPSKNYYEKYYDDKEEIPFIELSQYGTQVNNGMTIILLVNKLLAREGDFARKCGAVLIMDRKAILINRMVYLIGVLRKRTFRTIVLRDLPLNAVFPVDLYHHLSLSNRYLPFLPAGVPFSEDKREKVLSANIRHLYVEEAHLSSFLSSLRKNGEALYYSESLASIRNQFRQWLIQVFDLSSDGMVVFGIELYNKGLDIVYQLEKLICSFPSSSACLAELPYPRWSTLAHSMNCGIYSLIFSIHCQLEPRHEIALAAMIHNIGFSEISQDIIKKKETELTPEELAEYKKHVAYSLELLRKKLIPFTPVMEKIIMHHHENYDGTGFPAGLAGRTLPLPVALVSILSSFDYFNTVKPGEKPISVFEAWQRLREHHGESTHLNMKFHPQLLVMLDDFFMNNKF from the coding sequence ATGAAAGCACCAGAATGGCGACAGAATGTCCTCCTCGTTTCCGACGATCCAGAAATCAGAACAACCATAGCACCGGCCTTTGGTGAAGAGACGACTTTTATTGTCGTCAGCAACACTGAAGAGGCCATGGAAGAACTCCACAAAGAACCAATCCATGTAATGATTCTTGATGCGAAGACCACTAACCCGTCAAAAAATTACTACGAAAAATACTACGACGATAAAGAGGAAATTCCTTTCATTGAACTTTCTCAATACGGGACACAAGTCAATAATGGGATGACTATTATTCTTCTCGTAAATAAACTTTTGGCGCGTGAAGGAGATTTTGCCCGCAAATGTGGTGCGGTTCTGATCATGGACCGCAAAGCTATTCTCATTAATCGCATGGTGTATTTAATTGGAGTTCTTCGCAAAAGAACATTTAGAACGATTGTTCTTCGCGACCTTCCTCTCAATGCAGTTTTCCCTGTAGATCTTTACCACCATCTTTCATTGAGTAACCGCTACCTGCCTTTTCTTCCAGCAGGAGTCCCTTTCTCAGAAGATAAACGGGAAAAAGTTCTTTCGGCCAATATCCGACACCTCTATGTTGAAGAGGCCCATCTCTCTTCATTTCTTTCTTCTCTTCGAAAAAATGGTGAGGCCCTTTATTACTCAGAAAGCTTAGCTTCTATACGCAACCAATTCCGCCAATGGCTGATTCAGGTCTTTGACCTTTCAAGTGACGGCATGGTGGTTTTTGGGATTGAGCTCTACAATAAAGGTCTCGACATTGTTTATCAGCTGGAAAAACTCATCTGCAGTTTCCCCAGCTCTTCGGCCTGTTTAGCAGAACTCCCTTATCCGCGATGGAGCACTCTGGCCCACAGTATGAATTGCGGGATTTACTCGCTTATCTTTTCTATTCATTGCCAACTTGAACCACGACATGAAATCGCCCTAGCGGCAATGATTCATAATATCGGCTTCTCTGAAATCTCTCAGGATATTATCAAGAAAAAAGAAACAGAACTCACTCCTGAGGAATTAGCTGAATATAAAAAGCACGTGGCCTATTCATTGGAGCTTTTGAGAAAAAAACTCATTCCATTCACACCTGTAATGGAAAAAATCATTATGCATCACCATGAAAATTATGATGGAACAGGATTCCCTGCGGGTCTTGCGGGAAGAACTCTTCCGCTTCCAGTGGCACTGGTTTCAATCTTAAGTAGTTTTGATTATTTCAATACAGTGAAGCCTGGCGAAAAGCCTATTTCGGTTTTTGAGGCCTGGCAGAGGCTGCGTGAGCATCATGGGGAATCCACTCATTTAAATATGAAGTTTCATCCCCAATTACTCGTCATGCTCGATGATTTTTTTATGAACAATAAATTCTAA
- a CDS encoding alkene reductase has product MSVLFDPIELGNLKLANRIVMAPLTRARAGVERIPNELMAEYYAQRASAGLIISEATSVTPMGVGYADTPGIWSKEQVEGWKKVTEAVHLKGGSIVLQLWHVGRISDPIFLDGKQPVAPSAIKPAGHVSLVRPQKEYVVPRALELSEIPEIVEAYRKGAENAKLAGFDGVEIHGANGYLLDQFLQDKTNIRTDKYGGSIENRARLALEVVDAVLTVWDAGNVGYHISPRGDSQDMGDSNPEATFTYLMKELAKRRLAFVFSREHQGAGYLGEKLAKAFGGAYIINEKLDKETAEKMIKSGHATAASFGMSYISNPKLVLKFKENQPLTPVNFETIYAKGATGYTDYL; this is encoded by the coding sequence ATGTCTGTGCTGTTTGACCCGATCGAATTAGGAAATTTAAAGCTGGCCAATAGAATTGTCATGGCCCCTTTAACTCGTGCGCGCGCTGGTGTGGAGAGAATTCCTAACGAGCTGATGGCCGAGTACTACGCTCAAAGAGCGAGTGCTGGACTTATTATTTCAGAAGCCACTTCTGTCACTCCAATGGGAGTCGGATATGCTGACACTCCAGGAATCTGGTCAAAAGAACAAGTCGAAGGATGGAAAAAAGTCACTGAGGCCGTTCATTTAAAAGGTGGAAGCATTGTTTTGCAGTTATGGCACGTAGGAAGAATTTCAGATCCAATCTTTTTGGATGGAAAACAGCCGGTTGCTCCAAGTGCAATTAAGCCCGCAGGTCATGTGAGTTTAGTGCGTCCACAAAAAGAGTATGTCGTGCCAAGAGCGCTGGAGCTTTCAGAAATCCCGGAAATCGTAGAGGCCTATAGAAAGGGCGCTGAGAATGCGAAGCTTGCAGGTTTTGATGGGGTAGAAATTCACGGTGCTAACGGTTACCTGTTAGACCAATTTTTACAAGATAAAACCAATATCCGTACTGATAAGTATGGTGGAAGCATTGAAAACAGAGCGCGCTTAGCTCTGGAAGTTGTCGATGCTGTTTTAACAGTGTGGGATGCCGGCAATGTCGGTTACCATATTTCTCCAAGAGGAGACTCTCAGGATATGGGAGACTCTAACCCGGAGGCAACTTTCACTTATTTAATGAAAGAACTGGCAAAAAGAAGACTGGCCTTTGTTTTTTCACGAGAGCATCAAGGAGCAGGTTATCTGGGAGAGAAGCTGGCAAAGGCTTTCGGTGGAGCCTACATCATCAACGAAAAACTTGATAAAGAGACAGCAGAAAAAATGATCAAGAGCGGTCATGCGACAGCAGCCTCTTTTGGTATGAGTTACATTTCAAATCCAAAACTTGTTTTAAAATTCAAAGAGAACCAACCTCTGACTCCTGTGAACTTTGAAACGATCTACGCTAAAGGTGCAACAGGGTATACGGATTACCTCTAA
- a CDS encoding SGNH/GDSL hydrolase family protein has product MLKKLLLIPTALFVVFLACEVGIRLYGWAPLPPTYAGKSYSSLPNGRLECMNPEVSRPYFSGAGNNNPGCVFYSINNLGFRNNYSIGPKTSDLKRIVVVGDSFTYGFGVLEEDTFESKLEEMWKLEGLKVEVINSAEPAAALPEYRRILNEKVSGLSPDILIVGINLNDIMTFNSSLIIEKISRNYDWKIRKVSKLVDFFCYTMERRESSEENIKTILNSLNPERLAAFETFVKELKVFSAAQKSELFVIVHPIFFNLENYNFTSVHEEVDSILRNEGVAFHDFLEDFKGKKSEDYWITLNDQHPNEKAHQVYFDFLFKEFGPKIRHPNTLPTEKP; this is encoded by the coding sequence TTGCTAAAAAAACTTCTTTTAATTCCCACTGCACTTTTTGTTGTCTTTCTTGCGTGTGAGGTTGGAATCCGCCTTTATGGATGGGCCCCATTGCCACCAACTTATGCGGGGAAAAGCTACTCATCACTTCCTAACGGACGTTTAGAATGTATGAACCCGGAAGTTAGCAGGCCATATTTTAGCGGTGCCGGAAACAATAATCCAGGCTGTGTTTTTTACTCAATAAACAATCTTGGATTCAGAAACAATTATTCAATTGGGCCTAAGACTTCTGACTTAAAACGTATAGTTGTCGTTGGTGATTCGTTTACTTATGGTTTTGGTGTTCTGGAAGAAGATACGTTTGAATCAAAGCTAGAAGAAATGTGGAAGCTTGAAGGACTAAAAGTCGAAGTGATCAACTCCGCTGAACCGGCCGCAGCTTTACCGGAGTACAGAAGAATTCTCAACGAAAAAGTGAGTGGTCTCTCTCCCGATATTTTAATCGTAGGAATTAACCTTAACGACATCATGACTTTTAACTCTTCACTTATCATCGAAAAGATTTCTCGCAATTATGATTGGAAAATTCGCAAAGTGAGTAAGCTCGTTGATTTTTTCTGTTATACGATGGAGCGCAGAGAGTCTTCAGAAGAAAATATCAAAACAATCCTGAATTCATTAAACCCTGAACGATTGGCCGCTTTTGAAACTTTTGTAAAGGAGCTTAAGGTATTTTCGGCAGCTCAAAAGAGTGAATTGTTCGTTATTGTTCATCCCATTTTCTTTAATCTTGAAAACTATAATTTCACTTCTGTTCATGAAGAGGTCGACAGCATTTTAAGAAACGAAGGAGTGGCATTTCATGATTTCTTAGAGGATTTCAAAGGGAAAAAATCAGAGGATTACTGGATCACACTTAATGATCAGCATCCGAATGAGAAGGCCCATCAGGTTTATTTTGATTTTCTCTTTAAGGAGTTCGGCCCTAAAATAAGACATCCGAATACCCTTCCGACAGAAAAACCTTAA
- a CDS encoding LysR family transcriptional regulator, which translates to METIKWIQCILTFVRVSELGSFSKAASSLGISKSHVSKTIKALEDEVGIALFFRSTRKVQLTSTGEEFLKNCQSSLQNLEAARAELVAPSDKPRGLLRVTLAGVFGENYIAPVLIAMAKKYPELTIELNFDTRIVDLIAERYDVGIRIGELSNSSLFAQKIASRREYVCASPEYLKKHKRPQTLEALKDYNCLGGQNQWAFKQNGKSKSVTVSGNLKTNNPRVVLQAALDGLGIVRLPGSYVFSHIKDGTLIGLLEDYSEGKKDIWAVTPARNKQNLNVSTFINELKVFLSEGYSDVLF; encoded by the coding sequence ATGGAAACAATAAAATGGATTCAGTGCATTTTGACCTTTGTAAGGGTGAGCGAGCTAGGGAGCTTCTCGAAGGCGGCAAGCTCGCTAGGAATCTCGAAATCTCATGTCAGCAAGACCATTAAGGCCTTGGAAGATGAAGTGGGAATCGCTCTCTTTTTCCGCTCTACCAGAAAAGTCCAGCTCACTAGTACCGGTGAAGAGTTCTTAAAAAACTGTCAGTCCTCGCTCCAAAACCTGGAAGCGGCCCGCGCTGAGCTAGTCGCACCTTCAGATAAGCCTCGTGGGCTTCTGCGCGTGACACTGGCCGGCGTCTTTGGTGAAAACTACATCGCTCCTGTTTTAATCGCCATGGCAAAAAAATATCCGGAGCTCACGATTGAACTCAACTTCGACACTCGCATCGTTGATCTCATTGCTGAACGCTATGATGTAGGGATTAGGATTGGAGAGCTTTCAAACTCTTCTCTCTTCGCGCAGAAGATCGCTTCTCGTCGCGAATATGTTTGTGCGTCTCCTGAATATTTAAAAAAGCACAAGAGGCCACAAACTCTTGAGGCGCTCAAAGACTACAACTGTCTCGGAGGGCAAAACCAGTGGGCCTTTAAGCAAAATGGGAAAAGTAAATCCGTGACGGTTAGTGGAAATTTAAAAACAAATAACCCTCGAGTCGTTTTACAAGCGGCCCTTGATGGTTTGGGAATTGTGAGACTTCCTGGCTCTTATGTTTTCTCGCACATTAAAGATGGAACGCTGATTGGTCTTCTTGAAGATTACAGTGAAGGGAAAAAAGATATTTGGGCCGTGACTCCAGCAAGGAATAAGCAGAATTTGAACGTTAGTACATTTATTAATGAGCTTAAGGTTTTTCTGTCGGAAGGGTATTCGGATGTCTTATTTTAG
- a CDS encoding S-(hydroxymethyl)glutathione dehydrogenase/class III alcohol dehydrogenase → MKVKAAVAWGPGQPLKIETVDLEGPKKGEVLVRIVASGVCHTDAYTLSGVDPEGIFPVILGHEGAGIVEEVGEGVTSLKKGDHVIPLYTPECGTCKFCTSGKTNLCQRIRETQGKGLMPDGTSRFSKDGKPIFHYMGTSTFAEYTVCAEISLAKIDKEAPLDKVCLLGCGVTTGIGAVLNTAKVEKNDNVAVFGIGGIGLSVIQGAKMVGAKKIIAVDINNSKEEMARKFGATDFVNPKEIEGTIVDQIVKMTDGGVEHSFECVGNTTLMRQALECCHKGWGQSTIIGVAAAGQEISTRPFQLVTGRVWKGSAFGGVKGRTELPGYVQRYMKGEINIDDLVTFTMPIEDINKAFDYMHEGKSIRSVVTF, encoded by the coding sequence ATGAAAGTAAAAGCAGCAGTAGCGTGGGGCCCAGGTCAGCCACTTAAAATAGAGACAGTTGATTTAGAAGGACCAAAAAAGGGAGAAGTCCTGGTTCGTATCGTGGCCAGTGGTGTTTGCCACACGGACGCTTATACGCTTTCAGGTGTAGACCCGGAAGGGATCTTTCCGGTTATCCTTGGACACGAAGGAGCGGGGATTGTTGAAGAAGTTGGAGAAGGTGTGACATCACTTAAAAAAGGTGACCACGTTATCCCTCTTTACACTCCAGAGTGTGGAACTTGTAAATTCTGTACATCAGGAAAGACTAACCTTTGTCAGCGCATTCGCGAAACTCAAGGGAAAGGCTTAATGCCGGATGGGACATCTCGTTTCTCAAAAGACGGCAAGCCAATCTTCCATTACATGGGAACATCTACATTTGCTGAGTACACAGTGTGTGCAGAAATTTCTCTAGCAAAAATTGATAAAGAAGCGCCATTAGATAAAGTTTGTCTTCTTGGTTGTGGTGTAACAACAGGTATCGGAGCTGTTTTAAATACGGCGAAAGTAGAAAAGAACGACAACGTTGCTGTTTTTGGAATTGGGGGCATTGGTCTTTCAGTTATCCAGGGAGCAAAAATGGTTGGAGCGAAAAAAATTATCGCCGTTGATATCAACAACTCAAAAGAAGAAATGGCGAGAAAATTTGGAGCAACAGATTTTGTTAACCCAAAAGAAATCGAAGGGACAATCGTTGATCAAATCGTAAAGATGACTGACGGTGGAGTTGAGCACTCTTTTGAGTGCGTTGGTAATACAACTCTTATGAGACAAGCTCTTGAGTGTTGTCACAAAGGTTGGGGGCAATCGACAATTATCGGTGTTGCAGCCGCTGGACAAGAGATCTCAACTCGTCCATTTCAACTGGTAACAGGAAGAGTGTGGAAAGGATCAGCTTTCGGTGGAGTAAAAGGAAGAACTGAACTTCCAGGTTACGTTCAAAGATACATGAAAGGTGAAATCAACATTGATGACCTGGTGACTTTCACAATGCCAATCGAAGATATCAACAAAGCATTCGATTATATGCATGAAGGAAAAAGTATCAGAAGTGTTGTGACTTTCTAA
- the fghA gene encoding S-formylglutathione hydrolase, with protein MKQLKSHKTFEGKTEFWSHESAATKTEMKFSTFIPNSEVKGCLIWLSGLTCTEENFITKAGAQKFLAEKNLMVIAPDTSPRGLNLHGEHDSYDFGSGAGFYLNATTPGYADHYKMDDYIVNDLYNVITNEFKVKNVSIFGHSMGGHGALVLGLRNPDKFKAVSAFSPIVHPSVSPWGMKAFNGYLGNDKSAWSAYDATELLMSGKKHPAKILVHQGLQDEFFAKELLTEHLREAAQKAGQEFEINLCEGYDHSYYFISTFMEVHVAHHAKYLN; from the coding sequence ATGAAACAATTAAAGTCTCATAAAACATTTGAAGGGAAAACAGAGTTCTGGTCTCACGAGTCGGCAGCGACTAAGACTGAAATGAAGTTTTCAACTTTCATCCCTAACAGTGAAGTGAAGGGCTGTCTGATCTGGCTTTCAGGGCTGACATGCACGGAAGAGAACTTCATCACGAAAGCTGGAGCTCAAAAGTTTTTAGCTGAAAAAAATTTAATGGTGATTGCACCGGATACTTCACCAAGAGGACTAAATCTTCATGGAGAGCATGACTCTTACGATTTTGGTTCGGGAGCTGGTTTTTATTTAAACGCTACAACTCCTGGGTATGCTGATCACTACAAAATGGATGATTATATCGTAAATGATCTCTACAACGTGATCACTAACGAGTTTAAAGTCAAAAACGTTTCGATCTTTGGCCACTCAATGGGAGGCCATGGCGCTTTAGTTCTTGGGCTTCGCAATCCAGACAAATTTAAGGCGGTATCGGCGTTTTCTCCTATTGTGCACCCAAGTGTTTCACCATGGGGAATGAAAGCGTTTAACGGCTATTTAGGAAATGATAAGAGTGCATGGTCAGCATACGATGCCACTGAACTTTTAATGAGCGGGAAAAAGCACCCGGCAAAAATCCTGGTTCACCAAGGACTGCAGGATGAATTTTTTGCCAAGGAACTTTTAACTGAGCATTTAAGAGAAGCTGCTCAAAAAGCAGGGCAAGAGTTTGAGATCAACCTGTGCGAAGGTTATGATCATAGTTACTACTTTATCTCGACATTCATGGAGGTCCATGTGGCCCACCATGCGAAGTATTTGAATTAA
- a CDS encoding response regulator encodes MSNKLSILVIDDEVSLGDVYINFLSKMGATVNYCDHPQKGWRAIEKEKYDLIITDLKMPVITGDEFISIVRGSKLNSHTPIILCSGFINKLVVTEMTRESKIYFLSKPFDSKSLLELVDKALGVKKSGEESESWALNEKWLAAFTDKLGEVVKEKVNITNINQFELWNFESIGAHFTIMVNNEHLNVSLLMKGKTFLKVAGLVQGTQYKDIEPEILQVWKELLEGALEGTGRVSFSKILSQQIIRQPGHKSAFFKLQGTFGEVLVYLN; translated from the coding sequence ATGAGCAATAAACTATCCATCCTGGTCATTGACGACGAAGTCTCATTAGGCGACGTTTATATCAACTTCTTAAGTAAGATGGGAGCGACAGTTAATTACTGTGATCATCCCCAGAAGGGATGGAGGGCCATCGAAAAAGAAAAGTATGACCTGATCATTACAGATCTTAAGATGCCCGTGATTACCGGGGATGAATTCATCTCTATCGTCAGAGGATCAAAACTCAATTCTCATACACCAATTATTCTTTGTTCTGGGTTTATCAATAAGCTGGTTGTCACTGAAATGACCAGAGAAAGTAAAATCTACTTTTTGAGCAAGCCTTTTGATAGTAAGTCGCTTTTAGAGCTGGTTGATAAGGCCCTGGGAGTGAAAAAATCAGGCGAGGAGTCTGAGAGCTGGGCCTTAAATGAAAAATGGCTTGCGGCCTTTACTGATAAGTTAGGAGAGGTGGTTAAAGAAAAAGTGAACATCACTAATATTAACCAATTCGAACTCTGGAATTTTGAATCTATTGGCGCGCATTTTACGATCATGGTTAATAATGAGCATCTTAACGTTTCTCTTTTAATGAAGGGAAAAACCTTTTTAAAAGTCGCGGGCCTTGTTCAGGGCACGCAATACAAAGACATCGAACCGGAAATTCTACAGGTCTGGAAAGAGCTTTTAGAGGGAGCACTGGAAGGCACGGGGCGGGTGAGTTTTTCAAAAATCCTGAGTCAACAGATCATCCGTCAACCAGGGCATAAATCAGCTTTTTTTAAGTTACAAGGAACCTTTGGCGAAGTTTTAGTTTATTTAAATTAA
- a CDS encoding substrate-binding periplasmic protein — protein MNWYARLSKFIMLAGILQLFLFTTQIFGREVVRLTTGEWSPYISEELENKGLIAQIASEAFALQDVEVKLFFFPWQRVYQLSKTGEYDGTLAYARTVEREKFYYYSEPVYTGKYVLFHLKAHPFKWDKYEDLKDIRIAATRGFGGMGKEFIAAEEKKVIHVERLASDIQSFHMLFLGRVQAVASDMEVGYVLLKKNFPAKEISYVTHNDHIIQTAKYHLVLANNLKKNEGLIKKFNLGLAQLRKSGRYDQIIKDFYQKKVYKEAVPSKLLTYD, from the coding sequence ATGAATTGGTACGCCCGACTCTCTAAATTTATTATGCTTGCAGGAATTCTACAGCTCTTTCTTTTTACCACACAGATTTTTGGTCGCGAAGTTGTACGCCTGACAACAGGTGAGTGGTCACCCTATATTTCAGAAGAATTAGAAAATAAAGGATTAATCGCTCAAATTGCCAGTGAGGCCTTTGCTCTTCAAGATGTTGAAGTGAAACTTTTCTTTTTCCCATGGCAGCGAGTGTATCAACTTTCCAAGACAGGCGAGTACGACGGGACCCTGGCCTATGCCCGCACAGTTGAAAGAGAAAAATTTTATTATTATAGTGAGCCTGTCTATACCGGAAAGTATGTCTTATTTCATTTGAAGGCACACCCATTTAAATGGGATAAATATGAAGACTTAAAAGATATCCGCATTGCAGCTACCCGTGGATTTGGTGGAATGGGCAAAGAATTTATCGCGGCGGAAGAAAAAAAAGTCATTCATGTTGAGCGATTGGCCTCTGATATTCAAAGTTTTCATATGCTCTTTTTAGGAAGAGTGCAGGCCGTAGCTTCTGATATGGAAGTTGGTTATGTCCTTTTGAAAAAAAATTTTCCGGCAAAAGAAATTAGTTATGTGACCCACAATGATCATATTATCCAAACTGCTAAGTACCACCTGGTTTTAGCAAATAACTTGAAAAAGAATGAAGGGCTTATCAAGAAGTTTAATCTAGGACTTGCCCAGTTAAGAAAGAGCGGGCGATACGATCAGATCATTAAAGATTTTTACCAGAAGAAAGTTTACAAAGAAGCAGTACCCTCAAAACTCCTTACATACGATTAA
- a CDS encoding substrate-binding periplasmic protein has product MKKSVTLLLAAFFCFSLQGKEVVRLAAGEWPPYISEKLDYYGIISHLTTEAFATQGIETKIEFYPWQRVLQVSKNAEVDGAFAYVHTPERDETYLFSEPIYQGKYVLFHLKSTKLQWKDYKDLKDVRIAAPRGFGGMGPDFLAAEEKKVITVDRVTTVEQTFNMLFLGRVQAVPSDLEVGYVLVRQNFDQKDFDRLTHNEKVIHLAKYCLIMPKKSKKSAGLIKKFNLGIEALKKSGRYNQIVKDFYSKKVYRESLPPNYTSSAQVF; this is encoded by the coding sequence ATGAAAAAAAGTGTGACTCTTTTACTTGCGGCCTTTTTTTGTTTTTCCCTTCAGGGAAAAGAAGTCGTGAGGCTAGCAGCAGGGGAGTGGCCTCCTTACATTTCAGAAAAACTGGATTATTACGGAATTATTTCTCATCTGACGACTGAGGCTTTTGCCACTCAGGGGATTGAAACGAAGATTGAATTTTATCCCTGGCAAAGAGTGCTTCAAGTCTCCAAAAATGCAGAAGTTGATGGGGCCTTTGCATATGTGCATACTCCCGAAAGAGATGAGACTTATCTTTTTAGCGAACCTATTTACCAGGGAAAGTATGTTCTCTTTCATTTAAAATCCACCAAGCTTCAATGGAAGGATTACAAGGATCTTAAAGACGTCAGGATTGCCGCTCCTCGAGGTTTTGGAGGAATGGGGCCTGATTTTTTGGCCGCAGAAGAAAAGAAAGTAATTACTGTTGATCGCGTGACGACCGTTGAACAAACTTTCAATATGCTCTTTTTAGGGAGAGTGCAGGCAGTTCCCAGCGATTTAGAAGTCGGATACGTCCTGGTTCGTCAGAACTTTGATCAAAAAGATTTTGACCGACTCACCCATAATGAGAAAGTCATTCACCTGGCGAAGTACTGCCTGATCATGCCAAAAAAATCCAAAAAAAGTGCTGGGTTGATTAAGAAATTTAATCTTGGGATTGAAGCTCTTAAAAAGTCCGGACGCTATAATCAGATTGTTAAAGATTTTTACAGCAAGAAAGTTTACAGAGAGTCACTGCCTCCGAACTATACTAGTAGCGCGCAGGTCTTCTAA
- a CDS encoding DUF5602 domain-containing protein translates to MKLFTGDKLMKMFFTVALGLSLTTAFAHDKTYWGEKVNVGEGYARSYIVKGHDKEVKEIGIAISEEGLNGLPDEMKEYTLPMPANTEVYPYKHITFDWNPHGHEPMGVYDKPHFDIHFYFITEEERHAISCMDEDTIPCLMQPDADYLVSDYAPTPAGVPMMGWHWVDLLSPEFNGGIFTRTFIYGYYGGETIFIEPMVTIDYLLSKEESTLPIRQPAKFPYDGYYPKNYQVKYDDCMKMYKVVLKDFYEQ, encoded by the coding sequence ATGAAACTTTTTACAGGAGATAAATTGATGAAGATGTTTTTTACCGTTGCGCTCGGATTAAGCTTAACCACCGCGTTTGCTCATGACAAAACGTACTGGGGAGAAAAAGTGAATGTGGGAGAAGGTTACGCCCGCTCTTACATCGTCAAAGGTCATGACAAAGAAGTAAAAGAAATTGGGATAGCGATTTCAGAAGAAGGACTCAATGGTCTTCCCGATGAAATGAAAGAGTACACTTTACCTATGCCTGCAAACACCGAAGTTTATCCTTATAAGCACATCACTTTTGACTGGAACCCGCATGGCCATGAGCCCATGGGTGTTTATGATAAACCACACTTTGATATCCACTTCTATTTTATTACTGAAGAAGAGCGCCATGCAATCAGCTGCATGGATGAAGATACTATCCCATGCCTGATGCAGCCAGATGCCGATTACCTCGTCTCTGACTATGCTCCTACACCTGCAGGTGTTCCTATGATGGGCTGGCACTGGGTAGACTTATTATCCCCAGAATTTAATGGTGGAATTTTTACCCGCACATTCATCTATGGTTATTACGGCGGAGAGACAATCTTCATTGAACCAATGGTAACAATCGACTACCTTCTTTCAAAAGAAGAAAGCACACTGCCAATTCGTCAGCCAGCCAAATTCCCATACGATGGTTATTATCCTAAAAACTACCAAGTGAAGTACGATGACTGCATGAAAATGTATAAAGTGGTTTTAAAAGATTTTTACGAGCAGTAA